The Tolypothrix sp. NIES-4075 DNA window ACTGCTGATTTGTTTTGGGTTTGTGTTTTGTGAGAGAAAAATTAGGCGATCGCAGCTACTTCTGTGAGTTATTAAATATTCTCAACTTTCAAGGGCAGAGCTGGGGATTTTAGTTAATGCGATCGATTAGACAGCCTTAATTGCAATAGATTTTTTAATTTTTTTCTGACTTATTAGCAATTTTCACATCAAAAAATAAGTCTTCACATTAATGGGGGCTAATTTTTTTGTTTTTTAACTTGTAGGGTTTAGAGCGATCGCACGATATTAAATATTCCAATCCTCCAAAAATTATCCAATTTTCGTTATATTCTTATCCCTCCCAAGAGAGGGACGATTTTTGCCCTCCAAAAATCACGTAGCAGTGCATTGCCTTGTAGCGACTGCAAAGGAGAGGTTCCGTTGATTTAATGCGATCGGCTCTTGACGAAGATGGTTTTCACAAAATGGTTTACTTCCATTTTACCTAATATTTTGGAGTTGCTCGAAGACTAGCGTAGAAGTTAGTCACAACTGGAAATATCGTTTTCCACCGACTCAATATATTAAATACATCGAAGTCAATATTAGTGAGTTTCAAAATGAACAAAGAATCCGTAGAAAAAAGCCAATTTCTTTCAGGACTAATCGCAATTGAAGCTGGAATATATGAGGAGTTAGTCTCTTTAGTAGGTGAAGATGCAAAGAAAGCTGTAGAAACGATTAGACAACACTCTTATATTTCTGCTACCTGTGGTGTTCTTGTTGTGGCTCCAGGAGTCGATCTCTTAGCGTTTGTTGCCAATACTTGGACAATGTATGCTCGGATAAATAGCGCACTTGGTATTTCAATCAGCAAAAACATTTTAAAATCAGTTGCATCAGCAATAGGAACAAATATATTGTCAATCATTCCTGGAATGATATTAAGTTCAGTTGGAGGTTCTATTTTAAAAATAGTGCCCGGTTTAGGAACAGCCGGAGGAATGGCAATAACAGGTACTACGTTCTATGCTCTCTCTACTGTTATGGGTTGGACTTACTTAAAAGCAATCATGTTTCTTGTTTCTTCAGATGTACCCATTAATGAAACAAACTTGAAAGTTGCAACAAAGCAAGTTACGAAAGACAAGGATTTTATCAAAGAAATATACAATTCCGCAAAATCTGATTTTCAAGAAGAAGAAAAAAAATCCGGCTCTGCTAATGATAAATAATCAGGCAAATTTGATATTAATTAAAAAATTAATTAAGTATCAAGTTATTCGTATCTATAAAAATAATCATTAGCGTTAGCAAAATAATCCCTAAAATTCACATTTTGTTAGTAATAAAAAAGCCCTCTAAAAATTAGAGGGCTTTTTTTCCAACTAATCCGAATTAACCCAATCGGTGGGGAACATGGGGGACAGCCAAAGTCGGACTGAGTGTTTCCAACTAATCCGAATTAACCCAATCGGTGGGGTATGGGAGAATATCCAATGCCTCAGCCAACAAACATGTTTCCAACTAATCCGAATTAACCCAATCGGTGGGGTTTCCCATGGCTAAAAGTTTACCACCTGCTGATCAAGTTTCCAACTAATCCGAATTAACCCAATCGGTGGGGAAACCAAAGGAGATGAGTATGACTACTCAACGTTTCCAACTAATCCGAATTAACCCAATCGGTGGGGTTTGATATTTTGGTAAACACCACTATGCCAAAGTTTCCAACTAATCCGAATTAACCCAATCGGTGGGGTTCTCTGTGATGTATGTCTGATTCAATTCAGCCTGATTGTTTCCAACTAATCCGAATTAACCCAATCGGTGGGGACGGCGATATCGGGGTGGTCACGAGCAACACCCAGTTCAGTTTCCAACTAATCCGAATTAACCCAATCGGTGGGGCCAAACTTCAGCACCTGCTGGATCTTGCTTCTCAAATTATGTTTCCAACTAATCCGAATTAACCCAATCGGTGGGGGGTTACACTTTTGCTGTTGATTTAAAATCCGATGGTTTCCAACTAATCCGAATTAACCCAATCGGTGGGGACCATCAAATGGTGCGTTTGGTGGTTTTTGTGATTGTTTCCAACTAATCCGAATTAACCCAATCGGTGGGGCAAGTTTGATTAAACAGCGAATTGCGCGCCTTAAAAAAGTTTCCAACTAATCCGAATTAACCCAATCGGTGGGGCCTTATCGTTGGTGACACCATACAAGTATGGTATCAACCTGTTTCCAACTAATCCGAATTAACCCAATCGGTGGGGGTTCGCCGTACAAACAATCACTGGACACCAGGTTGGTGGTTTCCAACTAATCCGAATTAACCCAATCGGTGGGGCCGTCGCGTTGGATTGTCCGAAGTGGCTCGTCCTCTTGTTTCCAACTAATCCGAATTAACCCAATCGGTGGGGACTTTATAGAAGCTCACGCTCTAGTAGCGGTTATAGAGGTTTCCAACTAATCCGAATTAACCCAATCGGTGGGGAGATCAGAATTTAAACTAGAGAAGTTTAATTTTTCGTGTTTCCAACTAATCCGAATTAACCCAATCGGTGGGGGTGGTAATCAATTAACCACCGGCACAGTTACAGTTTCCAACTAATCCGAATTAACCCAATCGGTGGGGAATATGCTATTATGGTTGGTAACAGTGCAAACTTCTATTGTTTCCAACTAATCCGAATTAACCCAATCGGTGGGGAATTAATATCCTCGAAAGGGGAGAGGCTGAGTATATAGTTTCCAACTAATCCGAATTAACCCAATCGGTGGGGTGGATACTAAAAGCATCCATAGAAAAACAATCTCGTTTCCAACTAATCCGAATTAACCCAATCGGTGGGGTGTTGACTTGACCATTCGCGAGAGCTAAATAAATGTTTCCAACTAATCCGAATTAACCCAATCGGTGGGGAACCACAGGAGCAAACGCACTTGGGTTTTGCGATGTTTCCAACTAATCCGAATTAACCCAATCGGTGGGGTTCAAGTCGGACAACTCCATGGACTTGAATTATAGGTTTCCAACTAATCCGAATTAACCCAATCGGTGGGGACCCGTGGTATGATGGGCGGTGATGTAACTCGTAGGTTTCCAACTAATCCGAATTAACCCAATCGGTGGGGTTTTTTAATTTATAAAAATAAAAAAGAGAAAAAATTAGTTTCCAACTAATCCGAATTAACCCAATCGGTGGGGGTATTGGATGCGAAATTGGTTCACAACCTAAAATGTATGTTTCCAACTAATCCGAATTAACCCAATCGGTGGGGACAGTTATAGGTGGTTCTGTATTTACCACCCCCGAAGTTTCCAACTAATCCGAATTAACCCAATCGGTGGGGTTTTTGGAGGACCTAAGTATGAAGGTTCATCCTCCAACGTTTCCAACTAATCCGAATTAACCCAATCGGTGGGGTGAAAAGCTAAAGTCATCAGAGGAAAATCCAGTGTTTCCAACTAATCCGAATTAACCCAATCGGTGGGGAATTGATTTCCGAACCCATTTTTTTTACCGCCGTGTTTCCAACTAATCCGAATTAACCCAATCGGTGGGGGCTAAATTGCAAACGGGTAGGCTTTAATAACAATAAAAGTTTCCAACTAATCCGAATTAACCCAATCGGTGGGGACCATAGCGGACAATTAGTTCATGTAAAAAAAATATAGTTTCCAACTAATCCGAATTAACCCAATCGGTGGGGGCAACCCAGTTGCTGGAACATCGGGGCAGCTAGTTAAGTTTCCAACTAATCCGAATTAACCCAATCGGTGGGGGCGCTGGAACTACCGCTTTTAGCACGTTTCCTTTGTCGTTTCCAACTAATCCGAATTAACCCAATCGGTGGGGCACTCTGCCCAGAGACTGGACCAGACGGCAAGCAAACGTTTCCAACTAATCCGAATTAACCCAATCGGTGGGGAATCCCGCATGCGGACCGGTGCAAGATGCACCTACTGGTTTCCAACTAATCCGAATTAACCCAATCGGTGGGGTAGCACGTTTCCTTTGTCCCCCCCAGGGCAAGGAGTTTCCAACTAATCCGAATTAACCCAATCGGTGGGGGGTTTTGCTAACGCTGCCAAGCAGACTTATTGCCCAAAAGTTTCCAACTAATCCGAATTAACCCAATCGGTGGGGAATCTTGGATTCACTAGACTCTCAGGAAATGCAAGATGTTTCCAACTAATCCGAATTAACCCAATCGGTGGGGATTGTTGGTTTGGCTAAAAGCCGCTGCTATAAAACGTTTCCAACTAATCCGAATTAACCCAATCGGTGGGGTTTGTTGCAAAAAGAAATAAAAAGAGAACAAAAGTTTCCAACTAATCCGAATTAACCCAATCGGTGGGGGCTGGTGCAACCGCAGCTATCGCAGTTGCTTACAAAGTTTCCAACTAATCCGAATTAACCCAATCGGTGGGGGGCTGACAAAGCTCACGTTCACGTTTACGACGTAGGGTTTCCAACTAATCCGAATTAACCCAATCGGTGGGGCTAATATTATCTTCTCTTGCGTAGCTTTTCCTAAAAGTTTCCAACTAATCCGAATTAACCCAATCGGTGGGGATAAATACTGCCATTGCAGTAAGTAGTACTTGGGGGTTTCCAACTAATCCGAATTAACCCAATCGGTGGGGTAACCTCGGCTCTAATACCAATTTAATATGAAGCTGCATATAATAGAGAAGTGCAAACTTGATAACTTTAGATGCCCATGAGTCGTCCGTTTAATATTGAAATCGCAGAGAGCGAAGAGGAACTAAAAAAACGTTTACAAACAGCCAACTTGGGAAGCCAGAAAGAACAGTTACAGATGTTGTGGTGGCTCAAAAGTGGGCAGGTCGAGGAGCAGCAGGAACTAGGAAAACGCTTGGGTAGAGATACTTCAACGGTGACAAGATGGTTACAGAAATATCGATTGGGTGGGCTTTCTAGGTTATTAGAAATTAAGAAAGCACCTGGTGCCAACCGAAAAATAAATGATGTTGCGATCGCCGCACTCAAAATCGAGTTGGAAACTGGAATTGGGTTTAGTAGTTATGGTGCGATAGTAGAGTGGTTAAAAAAAGAACATGGACTTGATATTGAGTATGGAACGGTTTATGCATTAGTTCGATATCGATGCTTGTGCAAAACTAAAAGTACCACGTCCTAAAAGCTACAAGCAGGACGAAAAGTTGGTATCTGAGTTTAAAAAAAACTTGGTATCATTCTGAACTGTCTCAAAAAGCTTTTGGCAGAAGAAAAGTGCGTCCACTACCTATGTCAGGATGAAACTAGGGTTGGGCTTAAAACCTTAACAGGGAAAGTAATTACGGCTGCTGGAGTTAAGCCCACTGTATCTGTTAAATGGCAACGAGATAATTTTTGGATTTATGGTGCGATCGCTCCCTTAACGGGACAACATTTTCAACATGAATATCCCAAACTCAATGGTGAGTATTTTCAACAGTTTTTAGACTGGTTATCTCAGCAATTAGGTGACGACTATGCAATTTTACAGATTGATCAAGCTCCCGCTCATATAAGTTCCGCGATTCGCTGGCCAGAAAATATTATACCTTTGCTTCAACCACCGCATTCTCCGGAACTTAACCCGATTGAAAGGCTTTGGCAGTTCATTAAAAAATCACTGAAAAATGAACTTTTTTCTTCTCTACAAAATTTACGCGATCGCATACAAGAGATATTTGATCGACTTACATCTGAGCAGGTAATTTCTGTCTCCTCTTATAACTTTATTTTAGAAGCTCTTTTCTATGCAGCTTCATATTAAATTGGTATAACGCGGCAAGCGCGACCGACCTCAAAGTTTCCAACTAATCCGAATTAACCCAATCGGTGGGGGTTGCTTCTTCTGATCCTCGGGCCGGCTGCTTGGTGTTTCCAACTAATCCGAATTAACCCAATCGGTGGGGTGACTTTAGGTCTTGGGTTGAAGATCAAGGGTACGATCGTTTCCAACTAATCCGAATTAACCCAATCGGTGGGGGAACAAATCCGAATTGCAACGGCAATTCTAAAGGGTTTCCAACTAATCCGAATTAACCCAATCGGTGGGGCATTTTTTGTGGAACTCTGGCTGGAGCAACTGCAGTTTCCAACTAATCCGAATTAACCCAATCGGTGGGGGACCCAAAAATCCCGAGCCCAAAGGACCACTGTTTCCAACTAATCCGAATTAACCCAATCGGTGGGGGCGACTGCCTGTCTCAAAACGGTAGAAAAGGTCGTTTTGTTTCCAACTAATCCGAATTAACCCAATCGGTGGGGGTCACGTAGTATAATGCACTACAAGTAGGTTCAACTGTTTCCAACTAATCCGAATTAACCCAATCGGTGGGGAATGGGATAAAAAAGATAATAAATCTAATACGGAAAGTTTCCAACTAATCCGAATTAACCCAATCGGTGGGGAGCACCGGCTGGTTCAACCAAAATGACTGGTGTGTTTCCAACTAATCCGAATTAACCCAATCGGTGGGGAATAGTCGCCAAAAGTTTGACTCAACTTTAAAATGGTTTCCAACTAATCCGAATTAACCCAATCGGTGGGGGCCTGTTTGCTTTACCTGCACCTAGTTCTGAATGTTTCCAACTAATCCGAATTAACCCAATCGGTGGGGGTGGTGATAAAACTACTGTTTTCGGCAGCCAAGGGTTTCCAACTAATCCGAATTAACCCAATCGGTGGGGATTCGAGCGTGGGTTCCTTGTTATAATGCTTAACAGTTTCCAACTAATCCGAATTAACCCAATCGGTGGGGGTCACTCTTCCACAAGAAGAGCCAATCTCTCCTAACGTTTCCAACTAATCCGAATTAACCCAATCGGTGGGGTCCAAAGTTACAAAAGTACGTGGTGTGCATAACACAGTTTCCAACTAATCCGAATTAACCCAATCGGTGGGGCCTATTGAGGTAAAACAAAATGCAAAGCAATCTGTTTCCAACTAATCCGAATTAACCCAATCGGTGGGGGCAATCACAACTGGTGGAGGCGGAAATAACTCTGTGTTTCCAACTAATCCGAATTAACCCAATCGGTGGGGGGAAATGCTTCTGTTGACGGATCTGGCAATTCTAACGTTTCCAACTAATCCGAATTAACCCAATCGGTGGGGTCAATGGATCAGCAACGCTGGCGGCTCTCGTGTTTCCAACTAATCCGAATTAACCCAATCGGTGGGGGGTGTATCGCCAGCGTTGATTCTCTGTGATATAGGTTTCCAACTAATCCGAATTAACCCAATCGGTGGGGTTTTCAGGTGAAGTGACCAATACTCACAATACCTGGAGTTTCCAACTAATCCGAATTAACCCAATCGGTGGGGGCTCAACAAGCCGTTCGAGTAGTTCGAGTAGAAATAGTTTCCAACTAATCCGAATTAACCCAATCGGTGGGGTGGCTGAAGCTGACGATTTAAGTCAGGAGTTCCAAGTTTCCAACTAATCCGAATTAACCCAATCGGTGGGGCTAATATTTGTAGATAGAAAAATTGAATACTTACTGTTTCCAACTAATCCGAATTAACCCAATCGGTGGGGTCGGCTTTAGTGTTCCCTCTAGCGCTGCCAAGCAGCCACACTGGTTTCCAACTAATCCGAATTAACCCAATCGGTGGGGCCAACCGCCCAACTGTACAACGTAACTAATCTCGTTTCCAACTAATCCGAATTAACCCAATCGGTGGGGGTAAGTCAATCAATCTTTGGAGTTGAGGAAACAGAAGGTTTCCAACTAATCCGAATTAACCCAATCGGTGGGGGACACAAACTGAAAGTGTAGTTAGTAAAGAAGAGTTTGTTTCCAACTAATCCGAATTAACCCAATCGGTGGGGTAGTGAGAGCAGGAATTGCAGCACAGATCAATAGAGTTTCCAACTAATCCGAATTAACCCAATCGGTGGGGGTTGGCGGCTTCACTCTAACTTACCTGCTATAAACGTTTCCAACTAATCCGAATTAACCCAATCGGTGGGGTGTGACAGACGGAGGACCAGTGGCTAACAATGGAAGTGTTTCCAACTAATCCGAATTAACCCAATCGGTGGGGCAGGGTATAATTTCTCAAAAAAACAATTAGAAGAGTTTCCAACTAATCCGAATTAACCCAATCGGTGGGGTTTATAATAGAGGATGAGGAGCAGTGGTTTGATTAAAGGTTTCCAACTAATCCGAATTAACCCAATCGGTGGGGTTTCTGTAAGTCTTGTATGGGTGGAACTGGATTCATTAATCGTTTCCAACTAATCCGAATTAACCCAATCGGTGGGGTGGAACAAGATCAATTACCTAAGTAATTATCTGCGTGTTTCCAACTAATCCGAATTAACCCAATCGGTGGGGCCAATCTGGGTGTTTCTTATACACAAAACCAAGGGTTTCCAACTAATCCGAATTAACCCAATCGGTGGGGGACTTAGCTTTTAGTTTATCAAAAGTGAATTCCAAACTAGTTTCCAACTAATCCGAATTAACCCAATCGGTGGGGAGTTCGTCTAGGAGCCTTTGCCCAGTAGGGGTTTCAGCCGCCAAATCGACGCATCTCTGAAAAACATTATACATCTTCTCTAAAATTGAGCAAAACACATACCTCAAACCCTTGCCCAGTAAGCAATCGACACCAGTCAACGAAATAATAGGCATTTCAGCGACTTGTTGAGTGGTGTCGATGACCATGTTACAAAACCTCCTTCATAATCCTAAAACCTATATAACGTAATACTTTGGTGATGCTGTTGGTTTCTCTAGCCTTTGCCCGTAACCCTATAGAAAATTGGATAATATCGTGTCCGGTTAATCAACCATAATTTCCATAAAACCTCACCCCTACCCCTCTCCTTAATAAGAAGAGGGGATATAAAGCGTAGCTTTATTGGAGTGAGGTTTTTTAATTGCGGGTATTTTGACGGACATGATATAACAAGCGTGCGCTTTTTATCACCATAAATATTATATGCAACAATTACTAGCGTTTTTAGCAGTAATAATTAATAATTCATGAAAATATAAGTTTTTTTATAAATAATTTTGGCGTGATTTGTTCTAGCGCAAACGCAAAATCTCCACCAAGTATCAAGGAAAAGAAGCAGTGGGCTTCAACAAAGGGGAGCATCCCAATTTTGAACAAATACTTTTAGATTTGATTCCTTTAGTAACTTTTCTCTTTTTCCTTCCCAGTCCTCTTTTAGAGGACTTTAGCTATGAGACAGGGACTTACAGTCCCTGGCTATTTACGCAAAACTAAAATACTCCCCTCTCACCAGATTGAATCTGAATTATCAAAATCTGGATTCTCAAAATCCGAATTTTCAACAACATCCTCTAAACTCCCCATCCCACAAAAGTAACAATCATCAGTCTGCAAATACTCAGTATTAGTTTTACGCCAATCACTACCCGGAAACTCATAAATCCAATCAATCCCGGAATCTACATTCAAAAAACCGCTCACCATCCCGTGAATCACACCAACACCCGTACTTGCACAAATACCATTCAACCAAAATACCGCCGGGTCATTCACACCTTCTAAATAACCCGCACCCACAGCCATTTGATTAATCTCCAACGGTGCAGACTCTAAAGCTGCACGTTGCAAATTGATAATATTACCGCACATCAAACACCAACCACCCCCCAGAGGAGGAACGGTAATTCTGCAATACATTCGCGGTGTATTGTCTGGTTTTACCTCTATATGAGTCCCCAAACACACCAAAGGACGCATGTATTGCAACGCTAATTCTTGAGCAGTTTTTCGAGAAAGATGATTATCAGTCGCCACCACAATTAAATCGCAAGTTGCTATTTCTTGCTTGGCTAATTCACTTTCAACTGCGGTTGGTATTGTTTTAACACAGGAACCCTCACTGTAAACTTTTTTGATAAGATGCTTGACATAATGCACTTTCTCCCATTTTTGTTCCACCATTTCTTGTGTAGCACCGGGCATCCGATTCAGGTTAACTGTCTCCAATTTATCAGGATCAATTAATACCCAATTCTTCACACCCAAACGTCCCAATAATTCTGCAAAAATTGAACCAATACCACCACAACCAATTAATGCTACTTTTAGCTGATTGAGTACCTTTTGATTGGTTTCCCCAAAAATTTTTTGCCGAGCAAACATAAAATCACAGCTCAAGTCAAGATTATTCATCACATGTTTATTTTGGGAGATTTCAAACAGTGAATTACAAAATTGAACGTTCTCAAACTCCCGTCCTTTTCTATCCCACATCCGAAATTGACCAGATTGTAAATCCTCGTCAAACACACCCGAAATCAAACGAGGTTTTTTGGCAAAACTAGATGAGATAAACCGCGCATATTCCGACTCATAACGGTCATCGACATAGGAAAAATCAGGTATACCTCGACCTGCGTGAGTATGAATGTGAACTACATCCAAACCTGGCTGAAGATGATTTTCTAACAAGTAGGAATGAAAATGCTGTTTTAATACCAATCCACTGGCAGATTGATGTTCGTAGCAATCAGAAGCCGGAACAACCCAAGTTTTAGGAATATACCGGATTTTGTACTTTGAAACTTGATGACGCTGACAAAATAAAAAACCAATTACTTCTTCATTAAACATCCGAGACTTGAGCATAGATTTTTGAAACTCAGACCACATTTTTGGTGGGATATGCAGAGAAATTGCCGGAGATTTATTCATAGTTACTTATTAGTGGTTATGCCTTAACAAAATACTTGACGATGTTCGTAACCGCAGCTACACAAATCAAGTCTGCGATTAGACTCCCTAGTATTTAGCCCACGCAGGTGGGCTTTGTCTGTGTAGCCGCAGATTTCAATCTGACGGCAATAATCCCCTCAATCATCACTATTAATCGCATGACGTGCTGTTACAAACAAAGTCGCAAGATTGTGACCATTTTCAGCATTATTACTAGGTCTCCAAGAATTTAACCAGACATCATGGTTAAATCCTCCCCCCAATCCCACACAGTACCAATACCATCCTTCTTCACTCAAAAATGGGGCACCATAGTAACTTTGTCTGGTGAAGTGATGGTCTCCTTCTCCTACGGTATTCCAGGGGTAATTTAAATAGCAACCAATAGGTGGAAGTCGCGGATAATCTAGTGGTAACAAAAACAAAACATCTGTGTTAGAAACTGTAAACTTTTTGGAAGATAAAGGCATTCCCTTAATCAGAACAGCCGTGTATTTAATATCTCCTACTGTCTTGCTACCAACAATTACGTTTTTGGCTACTTTTTCTAACAGTTTGAGTTCTTCTAAAATTCGCGGACTAGGTTTAAATCCTGATTTATCTTGACTAATGGTAACTGTCATACTTCACCTTCTCAATTAAAAATTCCAAATTAGTGCATAACCCAAAATCTAAAATTTCACTACCCTTTGACAATTTTGGGTACAGTCCAAACCTTTGAACCTTCTTTAAGTGCTTCGTTATTTTTCAGAGGACGAGTACCAGCAAAACCTTCCTCCATCACATCATCATGACCAATTTCTGGCAACTTTTTTCTTAATTCTTCAACAGTTGTACCTTGTGGTAAATCAACCAGTTTACCGTTAACAATTGCTCTCATCTTATTTTCTCACTTTGTTCTAATTGTTTACTTGATGCCGATTTACATATCTACGAACAACCCATTTTTTGATTCTGGTTGAATAAATTCCAGAGACTCCGCTTTTTTGTGAGGCTTAGTTTTGTCAGATTCGGGTTGATTATTCATGCCAAATATAAACCACAAGCTGACCAAAGCTATAACACTACTTATCTTGATGAAAAATAAATCTTTAGCTTGTCTTGATGTCACATCTTCCA harbors:
- a CDS encoding helix-turn-helix domain-containing protein; translation: MSRPFNIEIAESEEELKKRLQTANLGSQKEQLQMLWWLKSGQVEEQQELGKRLGRDTSTVTRWLQKYRLGGLSRLLEIKKAPGANRKINDVAIAALKIELETGIGFSSYGAIVEWLKKEHGLDIEYGTVYALVRYRCLCKTKSTTS
- a CDS encoding IS630 family transposase translates to MAEEKCVHYLCQDETRVGLKTLTGKVITAAGVKPTVSVKWQRDNFWIYGAIAPLTGQHFQHEYPKLNGEYFQQFLDWLSQQLGDDYAILQIDQAPAHISSAIRWPENIIPLLQPPHSPELNPIERLWQFIKKSLKNELFSSLQNLRDRIQEIFDRLTSEQVISVSSYNFILEALFYAASY
- a CDS encoding HesA/MoeB/ThiF family protein, whose translation is MNKSPAISLHIPPKMWSEFQKSMLKSRMFNEEVIGFLFCQRHQVSKYKIRYIPKTWVVPASDCYEHQSASGLVLKQHFHSYLLENHLQPGLDVVHIHTHAGRGIPDFSYVDDRYESEYARFISSSFAKKPRLISGVFDEDLQSGQFRMWDRKGREFENVQFCNSLFEISQNKHVMNNLDLSCDFMFARQKIFGETNQKVLNQLKVALIGCGGIGSIFAELLGRLGVKNWVLIDPDKLETVNLNRMPGATQEMVEQKWEKVHYVKHLIKKVYSEGSCVKTIPTAVESELAKQEIATCDLIVVATDNHLSRKTAQELALQYMRPLVCLGTHIEVKPDNTPRMYCRITVPPLGGGWCLMCGNIINLQRAALESAPLEINQMAVGAGYLEGVNDPAVFWLNGICASTGVGVIHGMVSGFLNVDSGIDWIYEFPGSDWRKTNTEYLQTDDCYFCGMGSLEDVVENSDFENPDFDNSDSIW